Proteins encoded within one genomic window of Eurosta solidaginis isolate ZX-2024a chromosome 1, ASM4086904v1, whole genome shotgun sequence:
- the LOC137236994 gene encoding uncharacterized protein gives MEAEGIDVDEYVFYPDGDETTTKIEEKNETSQTVTITDLNMILAAISAQTSTMSSQLEEQKTYMSSQLEEHKTYSSSQMESQETRITFKMETQLAEQMLSQMESHEIRISEMSSQITSRIETQEARISEMSSQIASRIEAQEARISEMSGQISAQVSSQISVQLEARMDEKIMEFENKIEAEVDALKGRIQELQLNRPVISASNTKVKTPSFDGSVPFQVFKLQFEKTAAVNNWNVEDKVAALFVALKGPGAEILQTIPEYERNSYDALMAAVERRYASEHRKQIFQIELQNRYQKANETFQEFASDVERLAHLANADAPVEYTERVKIQSFINGIRDVETKRATYANPKLTFAETVSHALTQETASLLSKPEYKAHRVEVERPDWVDTIKEALKGSQQKNDGVIKCFKCGNPVHIARHCSSGSNSSNNVGGRKRRAEGDEQISKTTQSLN, from the coding sequence atggaagcagaaggaattgatgtggacgagtatgtcttttatcctgatggggacgagacaacaacaaaaattgaagagaaaaacgaaacatcgcagacagttacgatcacagacttgaacatgattttagctgcaatatctgctcaaacatcgacaatgtcatctcaactagaagaacagaaaacgtatatgtcatctcaactagaagaacataAAACATATAgttcatcacagatggaatcccaagagacacgtattacattcaagatggaaactcaactggcagaacagatgttatcccaaatggaatcacacgagatacgtatatccgaaatgtcgtcacaaataacatccaggattgaaacacaggaggcacgtatatccgaaatgtcgtcacaaatagcatccaggattgaagcacaggaggcacgtatatccgaaatgtcgggacaaatttcagcacaggtatcatcgcagatctctgtacaactagaagcccgtatggacgaaaaaataatggagtttgagaacaaaatcgaggctgaggtagatgctttaaaaggtcgtatacaggagctgcaactaaatcgcccagttatttcagcaagcaatacgaaggtaaaaacaccatcctttgacggttctgttcctttccaggtctttaagctacagtttgagaagaccgcagcagtgaacaactggaatgtggaagataaagttgccgcactcttcgtagcattgaaaggaccaggtgccgaaatcttacagactattccagagtacgaacggaacagttatgacgcattgatggctgctgtagaacggcggtacgcaagcgaacacaggaaacagatatttcaaatagaactgcaaaaccgttaccaaaaagctaatgaaactttccaagagtttgcttcggatgttgaaaggttggctcatttggcaaatgcggacgcacccgtggaatacactgaaagggtaaaaatccagagtttcataaatggcatacgggacgtggaaacgaagcgagctacatacgcaaacccaaagctgacatttgctgaaacggtatcacatgcattgactcaggaaacggcctcactattgagtaaaccagaatacaaagctcatcgtgtggaagtggaaagaccagattgggtagacacaattaaggaagcactgaagggatcacaacagaaaaatgacggagttattaaatgtttcaagtgcggcaacccagttcatattgcacgacattgcagcagcggttccaatagctccaacaatgtgggtggtcgtaaacgcagagcagaaggtgatgagcaaatctccaagaccactcaatcgttaaactaa
- the LOC137236995 gene encoding protein transport protein Sec24C-like: MKFKIHQGNFLTYRTIAANFSQKEQNKTKENKSFVIIYILCCIMPQQPGYPPQPGPPGYPPQLQQPGYPLQQPGAPGDYMGQIMPPTQPGQAPMPRQPPMPGQPPIPRRPGYKGLLPPLVTTKYVVEDQGNSSPRYVRSSLYCILATADLLKTTALPFTLTISPMARTVEGEYEPLMSNINASQSIVDAVRTTLGPRSMDKHIIDCSGKTTISNDGANIMKLLDIQP; the protein is encoded by the exons ATGAAGTTTAAAATACACCaaggaaattttttgacatatagAACTATCGCAGCCAACTTCAGTCAAAAagagcaaaacaaaacaaaagaaaataaatcttttgttattatatatattttatgctgCATAATGCCACAACagccgggctatccaccacaacctggtccacctggttaTCCTCCACAACTTCAgcagccaggttatcctctacaacaaccaggtgcaccaggtgattacatgggtcaaatcatgccaccaacacaacctggacaggcgccaatgcccaggcagccacccatgccgggtcaacccccaatacccagacgtcctggttataag ggtttattaccaccactggtgaccacaaaatatgtggtagaagatcagggtaactcctcgccacgttacgttag gtcctctttgtattgcatacttgcaacagctgatttattaaaaacaacagctttgccctttacacttaccatctcaccaatggcacgcacggttgagggtgaatatgagccactcatgtccaacatcaatgcctcgcaatcaattgtggacgctgtacgcactacattgggtccacgcagtatggacaagcatattatTGATTGCAGTGGTAAgaccacaatttcaaatgatggtgcaaacattatgaaactattggatatccagccctaa